Proteins encoded together in one Hevea brasiliensis isolate MT/VB/25A 57/8 chromosome 16, ASM3005281v1, whole genome shotgun sequence window:
- the LOC110656180 gene encoding uncharacterized protein LOC110656180: protein MKKEEEKIVTVSEIGEKRPQELQEEQSAAIIWDCGSPLYDSYELASLSHLIDRNMMALPFPCGSKRFNIYQSNFPREEKGLNMINQEGFQQEGLLSKLMSSYSWKRTRDKERNEKTRKASCRFYSLCRMIGLCRKKSCES from the coding sequence atgaagaaggaagaagaaaagatTGTTACAGTATCAGAAATTGGAGAGAAGAGGCCGCAGGAACTGCAGGAAGAACAATCTGCAGCCATTATATGGGACTGTGGGAGTCCTTTATATGATTCATATGAGTTAGCTTCACTTAGTCATCTGATTGACAGGAACATGATGGCCTTGCCATTTCCCTGTGGATCAAAAAGGTTCAATATTTACCAATCTAATTTTCCAAGGGAAGAAAAGGGTCTCAACATGATCAACCAGGAAGGGTTTCAACAAGAGGGATTATTGTCCAAATTGATGAGTAGTTACTCCTGGAAGAGGACAAGGGACAAGGAAAGGAATGAGAAAACCAGAAAGGCCAGTTGCAGATTTTATAGTCTCTGTAGAATGATTGGTTTATGCAGGAAAAAAAGCTGCGAAAGTTGA